A single genomic interval of Denticeps clupeoides unplaced genomic scaffold, fDenClu1.1, whole genome shotgun sequence harbors:
- the LOC114784222 gene encoding 5-hydroxytryptamine receptor 5A-like gives MLNANLTPAANESSGPGAFNRPLTVFSVLTLTLLAMLVVATFIWNMLVLLTILQVRTFHRVPHNLVASMAISDVMVAALVMPLSLVHELRGRRWKLGRVLCQVWISFDVLCCTASIWNVTAIALDRYWSITRHLEYTLKTRKKISNVMIVLTWLLSAVISLSPLFGWGETYSEKGMECQVSKEPSYTIFSTFAAFFLPLCVVLFVYWKIYKAAKFRIGSRKTNTITPVTEAVEVKEASQQATQMAFTIRQATVRFQTDAETWREQKEKRAALMVGLLIGVFVLCWIPFFLVELIIPLCSCDIPPIWKSIFLWLGYSNSFFNPLIYTAFNKNYNNAFRNFFSRQC, from the exons ATGCTCAATGCAAACCTGACACCCGCAGCCAATGAAAGCTCTGGACCTGGGGCTTTTAACAGACCCCTCACTGTGTTCAGTGTCCTGACTCTGACTCTGCTCGCCATGCTAGTAGTGGCTACCTTCATCTGGAACATGCTAGTTCTTCTGACCATCTTGCAGGTCCGGACATTTCACCGTGTCCCCCACAACCTGGTGGCATCCATGGCCATATCTGACGTCATGGTGGCAGCCCTGGTGATGCCCCTCAGCTTGGTCCATGAGCTCAGGGGGCGGCGTTGGAAGCTGGGAAGGGTACTTTGCCAGGTCTGGATATCTTTTGATGTCCTCTGCTGCACGGCCAGCATCTGGAATGTGACCGCTATAGCTCTTGATCGTTACTGGTCAATCACTCGACACCTAGAGTACACGCTGAAGACCCGAAAGAAGATCTCCAATGTGATGATTGTGTTGACTTGGCTGCTCTCAGCTGTGATCTCCCTTTCCCCTCTATTTGGATGGGGGGAAACGTACTCAGAAAAGGGCATGGAGTGTCAGGTGAGCAAGGAGCCATCTTACACCATCTTCTCGACCTTCGCTGCTTTCTTCCTGCCCCTATGTGTCGTGCTCTTTGTATACTGGAAGATCTACAAGGCTGCCAAGTTCCGAATTGGCTCCAGAAAGACCAACACGATCACGCCTGTAACAGAGGCCGTTGAG GTGAAAGAAGCCTCACAACAAGCAACTCAGATGGCCTTCACCATCCGCCAGGCCACAGTGAGGTTCCAGACAGATGCAGAGACATGGCGTGAGCAGAAGGAGAAGCGAGCGGCGCTGATGGTGGGCCTCTTGATCGGCGTCTTCGTTCTCTGCTGGATACCCTTCTTCCTGGTGGAGCTCATCATCCCTCTCTGCTCATGTGACATCCCGCCCATCTGGAAGAGCATCTTCCTCTGGCTCGGCTACTCTAACTCCTTCTTTAATCCCCTTATCTACACAGCCTTTAACAAGAACTACAACAATGCCTTTAGGAACTTCTTCTCTAGACAGTGCTAA